One window of Fodinicurvata sediminis DSM 21159 genomic DNA carries:
- the flgF gene encoding flagellar basal-body rod protein FlgF, which translates to MESPSYIALSRMTALRREMDVVTNNLANMNTPGFQRESMMFQEYLADTKDMNAGILRKISMVQDLASVRDLSEGPMVNTDNPLDIAISGNGYFTVETEEGPRYTRKGNFTLDNNGQIVTAAGDPLMGADGAPIVLPPEASDIVINKDGTIAVRDPADPMAENPIGQVGVVQFEEEYELKREADGLLNAEDQDPVEAEGVAVLQGMLEGSNVQGVVEMTRMIETQRSYQSVKNMMDKEDERQRQAIQILGSFGGQA; encoded by the coding sequence ATGGAAAGCCCAAGTTACATAGCACTGTCACGCATGACCGCCCTCAGGCGGGAAATGGATGTCGTGACCAACAACCTCGCAAACATGAACACGCCCGGATTCCAGCGGGAATCGATGATGTTCCAGGAATACCTGGCCGACACGAAGGACATGAACGCGGGTATCCTGCGCAAGATCAGCATGGTCCAGGACCTGGCCTCCGTACGCGACTTGAGCGAAGGGCCGATGGTCAACACGGACAATCCGCTGGACATTGCGATCTCCGGCAACGGTTACTTCACGGTCGAGACCGAAGAGGGTCCGCGCTATACCCGCAAGGGGAACTTCACCCTGGACAACAACGGCCAGATCGTCACCGCGGCAGGCGACCCCCTGATGGGCGCCGACGGAGCCCCGATCGTCCTGCCACCCGAAGCCTCGGACATCGTCATTAACAAGGATGGCACCATCGCCGTGCGCGATCCGGCCGATCCCATGGCTGAAAACCCCATTGGCCAGGTCGGTGTCGTGCAGTTCGAGGAGGAATACGAACTGAAGCGTGAAGCGGACGGCCTGCTGAATGCGGAAGATCAGGACCCGGTCGAGGCCGAGGGTGTCGCCGTTCTCCAGGGCATGCTGGAGGGTTCGAACGTGCAGGGCGTGGTCGAGATGACCCGCATGATCGAAACCCAGAGAAGCTATCAATCCGTCAAGAACATGATGGACAAGGAGGACGAACGCCAGCGCCAGGCGATCCAGATCCTCGGCTCCTTCGGAGGCCAGGCATGA
- the flgG gene encoding flagellar basal-body rod protein FlgG: MRSLSIGATGMLAQQTNVDVISNNIANMNTTGFKRGRAEFNDLLYQDLRRVGSASSDTGTIVPSGVQIGLGVRTAAVYRIHEQGNLEITDNSLDLAVDGRGYFQVQQPNGETAYTRAGSFQLSPDGDIVTPDGFMVEPGINIPAESTAISINENGEVWVKLDGQVAPQQAGQLELAVFPNDAGLEAMGQNLFVETPASGAPQVAPPGEEGFGTMVQGALETSNVDAVQEITNLITAQRAYEMNSKSIQASDEMLRSVTQLR, translated from the coding sequence ATGCGCTCCCTCAGCATCGGCGCAACCGGCATGCTTGCGCAGCAGACGAATGTCGACGTCATCTCCAACAACATCGCCAACATGAACACCACCGGCTTCAAGCGGGGCCGTGCCGAGTTCAACGACCTGCTTTACCAGGACCTGCGCCGCGTGGGTTCGGCCTCGTCCGACACCGGAACGATCGTGCCCTCGGGCGTGCAGATCGGCCTGGGTGTCCGCACGGCAGCCGTCTATCGCATCCACGAGCAAGGCAACCTGGAAATCACGGACAACAGCCTGGACCTGGCCGTGGACGGCCGCGGCTATTTCCAGGTGCAACAGCCAAACGGCGAAACGGCCTACACCCGGGCCGGCTCCTTCCAGCTCAGTCCCGACGGCGATATCGTCACGCCGGACGGTTTCATGGTGGAGCCGGGAATCAACATTCCTGCGGAATCCACGGCCATATCCATCAACGAGAATGGCGAGGTCTGGGTCAAGCTGGACGGCCAGGTCGCACCCCAGCAGGCCGGACAGCTTGAACTGGCTGTCTTCCCTAATGACGCGGGCCTGGAAGCCATGGGCCAGAATCTCTTCGTGGAAACGCCGGCCTCAGGAGCCCCCCAGGTGGCCCCACCAGGCGAAGAGGGCTTCGGCACCATGGTGCAGGGCGCTCTTGAAACCTCCAATGTCGACGCCGTGCAGGAGATCACGAACCTGATCACCGCCCAGCGCGCCTACGAGATGAATTCCAAGAGCATTCAGGCATCCGACGAGATGCTGCGCAGCGTCACCCAGCTGCGCTAG
- a CDS encoding MotE family protein, producing MTTQQNDSGVQLKRTPRLRLLPLVIFLASLTLGFRVFDVWQGVEVAAQEEEAPAAEAGDDTDQAADTQQETEGEGAADDLLADAADVNVTGDEQASGTAKDLTEVDPFSMTETEIELLQSLASRRQELEQREKTLEEQEALLKAAETRVEEKIARLEEMQGKVEALLGQYDDEEQNKLDNLVAIYEKMKPKDAARIFEQLDMEVLLSVVTRMKERITAPILAEMRPDRAQQITVRMAERQEIPVIGE from the coding sequence ATGACGACACAACAGAACGACAGCGGCGTCCAGTTGAAGCGTACACCGCGACTGCGGTTGCTGCCGCTGGTGATTTTTCTGGCTTCCCTGACTCTGGGGTTCCGGGTGTTCGATGTCTGGCAGGGTGTGGAGGTTGCCGCACAGGAAGAGGAAGCTCCCGCCGCAGAGGCCGGCGATGATACCGATCAGGCAGCCGACACCCAGCAGGAAACGGAGGGTGAGGGCGCCGCGGACGACCTGCTGGCCGATGCAGCTGATGTCAATGTCACCGGTGACGAGCAGGCTTCCGGAACAGCCAAGGACCTGACAGAGGTCGATCCCTTTTCAATGACGGAAACCGAGATCGAGCTGCTGCAGTCGCTTGCCAGTCGCCGTCAGGAACTGGAACAGCGTGAGAAGACCCTGGAGGAGCAGGAAGCCCTGCTGAAGGCTGCGGAAACCCGTGTCGAGGAGAAGATTGCCCGACTGGAGGAGATGCAAGGCAAGGTGGAAGCGCTTCTGGGTCAGTATGACGATGAAGAGCAGAACAAGCTGGATAACCTGGTTGCCATTTACGAGAAGATGAAACCCAAGGATGCGGCGCGAATCTTCGAGCAATTGGACATGGAGGTCCTGCTGTCCGTGGTGACCCGCATGAAGGAACGCATTACCGCGCCCATCCTGGCCGAGATGCGCCCCGACCGCGCCCAGCAGATCACCGTGCGCATGGCCGAACGCCAGGAAATACCGGTCATCGGCGAATAA
- a CDS encoding response regulator: MAGVDMDMQILIVDDYKTMLRIIRNLLKQLGFNNVDEATDGAQALQKLRDKPYQLVISDWNMEPMSGLQLLKEVRADTKLKDLPFVMITAESKSENVVAAKQAGVTNYIVKPFNAATLKNKLQAVLGAF, encoded by the coding sequence ATGGCAGGTGTGGACATGGATATGCAGATCCTCATCGTTGACGATTACAAGACGATGCTCAGGATCATTCGCAACCTGCTGAAGCAGCTTGGCTTCAACAATGTTGACGAGGCGACGGACGGCGCCCAGGCCCTTCAGAAACTGCGCGACAAGCCCTATCAGCTTGTCATTTCGGACTGGAACATGGAGCCCATGAGCGGCCTGCAGCTGCTCAAGGAAGTTCGGGCCGATACCAAGCTCAAAGACCTGCCTTTCGTCATGATCACGGCGGAAAGCAAGAGTGAGAACGTGGTCGCCGCCAAACAGGCCGGTGTCACCAACTATATCGTCAAGCCGTTCAATGCCGCCACGCTGAAGAACAAGCTGCAGGCTGTTCTGGGCGCTTTCTGA
- the fliM gene encoding flagellar motor switch protein FliM codes for MAEWEAMADSDDADDPDGMGGSSERVLDQSEIDSLLGFDEDGAGGDNEGINAIVNSTRVSYERLPMLEVVFDRLVRMMSTSLRNFTSDNVEVSLDNISSQRFGDYLNSIPLPAMLAVFKAEEWDNYGLMIVDSNLIYSIVDVLLGGRRGTAAMRIEGRPYTTIERNLITRLMNVILMDLSAAFDPLSPVTFRFERLETNPRFAAIARNANAAINTRLRIDMEDRGGRVELVLPYATLEPVRELLLQMFMGEKFGRDSIWETHLSSELWHTEVSIDAVLEQMEMPLNDILNLKVGDQIPLNKTPNSKVTLRCGDVDMFKGQMGRRNGYIAARISDKLIRGPGEME; via the coding sequence ATGGCCGAATGGGAGGCCATGGCGGACTCGGACGATGCGGATGACCCCGACGGCATGGGGGGCTCTTCGGAGCGGGTGTTGGACCAGAGCGAAATCGACAGCCTGCTGGGCTTCGACGAAGACGGTGCCGGAGGCGACAACGAAGGCATCAATGCCATCGTCAATTCCACGCGCGTGTCCTACGAGCGTCTTCCCATGTTGGAGGTGGTCTTCGACCGCCTGGTGCGCATGATGTCGACCTCGCTGCGCAACTTCACCTCGGACAATGTCGAGGTCAGCCTGGACAACATCTCTTCGCAGCGTTTCGGGGACTACCTGAACTCCATTCCCCTGCCGGCGATGCTGGCCGTCTTCAAGGCGGAGGAATGGGACAACTATGGTCTCATGATCGTCGACAGCAACCTGATCTACTCCATCGTGGACGTCCTGCTGGGCGGCCGTCGCGGAACCGCGGCCATGCGGATCGAGGGGCGCCCCTACACGACTATCGAGCGCAACCTGATCACGCGTCTGATGAACGTGATCTTGATGGACCTGTCGGCGGCCTTCGACCCCTTGTCTCCGGTGACATTCCGCTTCGAGCGGCTGGAGACCAATCCACGCTTTGCTGCCATCGCACGCAACGCCAATGCCGCGATCAATACGCGCCTTCGCATCGACATGGAGGATCGCGGCGGCCGCGTCGAGCTTGTGTTGCCCTACGCCACGCTGGAGCCGGTCCGTGAGTTGCTGTTGCAGATGTTCATGGGTGAGAAGTTCGGTCGGGATTCCATCTGGGAAACCCACCTGAGCAGCGAGCTCTGGCATACCGAGGTGTCGATCGATGCCGTGCTGGAGCAGATGGAAATGCCGCTCAACGACATCCTGAACCTGAAGGTCGGCGACCAGATTCCACTCAACAAGACGCCCAATTCCAAGGTCACCCTGCGTTGTGGAGACGTGGACATGTTCAAGGGACAGATGGGGCGCCGCAACGGCTATATCGCCGCACGGATATCGGACAAGCTGATCCGCGGCCCAGGGGAGATGGAGTGA
- a CDS encoding protein phosphatase CheZ: protein MTSEAETNGHAQRLEALVSRYKDIDPDDLVNIVEGIINTAQGDLSSVNLKVYGEIEALSRYIHSARQEIASLRPDEITDEHIPAAGEELEAIVGATEQATNTIMESVEAIEQEAENLPPEVAQRLTDSVTQVYEACGFQDITGQRITKVVHCLTHIEEKVHALLETFGEPGERTAREEKASKTSGPGDAELMNGPQSSEDAISQDDIDALLASFD from the coding sequence ATGACGAGCGAAGCCGAAACCAACGGACACGCGCAGCGCCTTGAAGCGCTGGTCAGCCGTTACAAGGACATTGATCCCGACGACCTGGTGAACATCGTCGAAGGGATCATCAATACCGCCCAGGGGGACCTGTCCAGTGTCAACCTGAAGGTCTACGGCGAGATCGAGGCCCTTTCGCGCTACATTCATTCTGCCCGTCAGGAAATCGCCTCTCTGCGTCCCGACGAGATCACCGATGAGCATATTCCGGCCGCCGGTGAAGAACTGGAGGCCATTGTCGGCGCCACGGAACAGGCCACCAACACGATCATGGAATCGGTGGAGGCCATCGAACAGGAAGCCGAGAACCTTCCCCCGGAGGTGGCGCAGCGCCTGACCGATTCCGTTACCCAGGTTTACGAAGCCTGCGGCTTCCAGGACATTACCGGCCAGCGGATCACCAAGGTTGTTCACTGCCTGACCCATATCGAGGAAAAGGTTCACGCTTTGCTGGAAACCTTCGGTGAGCCGGGTGAACGAACCGCACGCGAAGAAAAGGCGAGCAAGACTTCGGGTCCGGGGGATGCCGAACTGATGAACGGTCCGCAATCCTCGGAGGATGCGATCAGCCAGGACGACATCGACGCGTTGCTCGCCAGTTTCGACTGA
- a CDS encoding DUF6468 domain-containing protein, giving the protein MAMELMIDGLLAILLLVTIGYAVVLNRKLNQFRNLREEMQGMVGEFAQATQDAEKGIASLQSRSQTLGSDLEKQVSAVEGRVSEARSLADDLVFLVEKGTSVADRLENSVSKGLAASPKTSDETPPSGRKAAPKDRKESGGISQRQGQGQEQTRKASDSVSPEARDLLKTLDGIR; this is encoded by the coding sequence ATGGCAATGGAACTGATGATCGACGGCCTTCTGGCCATTCTTCTCCTGGTTACAATTGGTTATGCTGTTGTGCTGAATCGGAAATTGAACCAGTTTCGCAATCTTCGCGAGGAGATGCAGGGAATGGTAGGTGAATTTGCCCAGGCCACCCAGGACGCCGAGAAGGGCATTGCCAGCCTGCAATCGCGCTCGCAGACCCTGGGCAGCGACCTGGAGAAGCAGGTCAGTGCCGTCGAGGGCCGGGTTTCAGAGGCCCGCAGCCTGGCCGACGATCTGGTCTTCCTGGTGGAGAAGGGAACCTCGGTTGCCGATCGTCTGGAAAATTCCGTCTCGAAGGGGCTGGCCGCTTCACCCAAGACTTCTGATGAAACGCCGCCTTCTGGCCGCAAGGCGGCGCCGAAGGACCGCAAGGAATCGGGTGGCATCTCGCAAAGACAGGGGCAGGGGCAAGAGCAGACACGCAAGGCGTCGGACTCCGTTTCTCCCGAGGCACGCGACCTGCTCAAGACACTGGATGGCATACGATGA
- the flgA gene encoding flagellar basal body P-ring formation chaperone FlgA, which translates to MKNSFMKALLTAGVLSAASLAPALTSPALAEADNSVEQFISLNRSIVVEEEFVRLGDIFSGLEDQADTPIGRAPKAGTTVQLEARWLATLARNYGVDWSPSSRLEYAEVKRDSIRLERSELLDMVKMAFQTRGEQADLEISLEEPQDSLHIPRVADAKAGIVGLERNADSNRFRARLVYPDNGSPLVRMELSGRAYEMVEVPVVNKRVNRSDIITESDIAWESQRLDRLHADTVTDAERMFGKSPRRTLRAGSSLRGNDLVEPILVTKNSGVTIRYRNANMHLTVSGRALEEGTDGAVIRVMNTKSNQVIEAVVEDTGLVSVGGHNTAMLN; encoded by the coding sequence ATGAAGAACAGCTTTATGAAGGCCCTGCTGACGGCCGGCGTCCTGTCCGCCGCCAGCCTCGCCCCTGCCCTGACCAGCCCGGCGCTGGCCGAAGCGGACAACTCGGTCGAGCAGTTCATTTCCCTCAACCGTTCCATCGTGGTCGAGGAAGAATTCGTCCGCCTGGGCGATATCTTCAGCGGCCTGGAGGATCAGGCTGATACACCCATCGGCCGTGCTCCCAAGGCGGGAACCACCGTCCAGCTCGAGGCCCGCTGGCTCGCCACACTGGCTCGCAACTACGGCGTGGACTGGTCGCCCAGTTCCCGACTGGAATACGCCGAAGTCAAGCGTGACAGCATCCGTCTGGAGCGCAGCGAACTGCTGGACATGGTCAAGATGGCCTTCCAGACGCGCGGAGAGCAGGCGGACCTGGAAATCTCACTTGAAGAACCTCAGGACAGTCTGCACATCCCCCGGGTGGCCGATGCGAAGGCTGGCATTGTCGGGCTGGAGCGCAACGCGGACAGTAACCGCTTCAGGGCCCGTCTGGTCTATCCGGACAACGGCTCGCCTCTCGTACGCATGGAGTTGAGTGGACGCGCCTACGAAATGGTCGAGGTTCCGGTGGTCAACAAGCGGGTGAACCGCAGCGACATCATAACCGAAAGCGATATCGCTTGGGAATCCCAGCGTCTCGACCGTCTGCACGCCGACACCGTGACCGATGCCGAACGCATGTTCGGCAAGAGTCCGCGCCGGACCCTGCGCGCTGGCTCAAGTCTGCGGGGCAACGATCTGGTTGAGCCGATCCTGGTAACCAAGAACAGCGGTGTCACCATTCGATACCGCAACGCCAACATGCACCTGACCGTCTCGGGTCGCGCACTGGAGGAAGGTACCGATGGCGCCGTCATCCGCGTGATGAACACCAAGTCGAACCAGGTCATCGAGGCCGTCGTCGAGGACACGGGCCTGGTGTCCGTTGGCGGCCACAACACGGCCATGCTGAACTGA
- a CDS encoding flagellar basal body-associated FliL family protein — MADAVANTDDGDQEVEVLPRKSGLSGKKLVLFIILPLLILGGGGAAMYFTGMLDKLLVSVEAGEKEGVKTEEVEVFYELPDMLVNLNSSGNGSSYLKLSISLELKNPAGLAELEKVQPRIIDSFQVYLRELRVDDLEGSVGMQRLREELLMRANTTVEEPEITDVLFRQILVQ, encoded by the coding sequence ATGGCCGATGCAGTAGCAAATACGGACGATGGAGATCAGGAAGTCGAGGTCCTGCCCCGGAAATCCGGACTGAGCGGGAAAAAGCTCGTTCTTTTCATCATCCTGCCCCTGTTGATCCTGGGCGGTGGCGGCGCAGCGATGTATTTCACCGGCATGCTGGACAAGCTGTTGGTGTCCGTCGAAGCAGGCGAGAAGGAAGGTGTGAAGACGGAAGAAGTCGAGGTTTTCTACGAACTGCCCGACATGCTGGTGAACCTCAATTCCAGTGGTAACGGCTCCAGCTACCTGAAACTTTCCATATCCCTGGAACTGAAGAATCCGGCGGGCTTGGCGGAACTTGAGAAAGTTCAACCTCGGATCATCGACAGCTTCCAGGTTTACCTGAGGGAACTGCGGGTTGATGACCTGGAGGGCTCCGTTGGCATGCAGCGTTTGCGCGAGGAACTCTTGATGCGTGCCAACACCACGGTGGAAGAGCCTGAAATCACGGACGTTCTCTTCCGCCAGATTCTGGTCCAGTAA